CGAGCTTCACCGTCGGAAGCGCCGACCGAGTGATGCCGAGGGCGTGGTTCGGGCCGTCAAGCGCAGAATCAAAGCCCTGTGCGAGGAGCTCGCGAACGAGACTATCGGCGACCCGCGGGTTCATGGCGGTGGATCTCTGCGCAGGGGGCAGCTGCACGCGAGGGTCGGATCAGGGTCGGACCAGGTCGAGGACGTCGACATCATCTCGCTCGAGGTACTGCTCGAGCGCCTCGATCCCCTTGCCGCGCACGAGCCCGTACTCATGCGGCGACAGCGGCAGCAGCCACCGCACCTGCGTCGGCACGTCCATCCCGACGACGGACTCGGCGTCATCCGGCCAGAGCGTCGGCTGATAGGTCGCGATGGCCGAGATTCGAGTACCTGGGATGCAGCCAGGGAGCTCCGTGACGTAGCCCGGCCCGAACCCGATGCCCGTGTCCACAGCGACCGCGGCGACGAGCGCCAGCGCCGTGGGGATCTCACGACAGTCGTACTTCTCGTCAGACGCAAAGACCAACTCCTGCCGGACCGGCCGCGCAGTCCGTCGGTGCTTCAGCGTTTGTCGACTCATCCCGAAGGTCGACCAGATCGAGATCTGCTGCGCCGCCAGCCCGACCGGCGGACGACCGGGAACTCGAGCGATGTGCCCGCAGACGGCTGGCCCAGCGTCTCGCCAAAGTATCGCGCCATGTGGTCTTCGACGGGGCTGGACGAACTCACGCTCGCTCCCTGTGACGTGCCTTGCCTACGTCCATTCGATCGCGCGATGACCGCCGAGCGCGTCGTCGCAGCCGTCGCCACGTGTCCACCGAGCTTCGTAGACATCTGGTCCACTCATTCTGTTTGAACGCGCCGGTCACCCGTGCACCGGCGAACGGAACCCCTCACCCACGCGCCCATGGGACCACACCCCCAACCCGCCCTCGCCATCGCGCGCGCGGCGATCAGCGGTGGCGCGTGCCGGGTCGACCCGACGGCGGGGCGGTGCGCTGGACCGCGGCCGGCGCCGGCGCGACCGGGACGACGGCCGCGCGAGCCGGCACCTCACGCCCGATGATCACGGTGCCGATGTTGGTCACGGCGACTGACATGAACAGCGGCCCGACGCAGTCGTCCCGATCGCGGTGACGGTGCCGGTGATGTTGGTCAGATCGGCCTGGGCCGGCGGCAGTGACGCGGTGATCTCGTCGATGCGGACGTCCCACATCGCGCCGACGTTGCCCCGGGAAGGCGTCGTTGCCGCCGTAGGACACGCCGTTGATCGTGAGCGTGTCGTCGGCCTGGGGCTGGCCGTCGAGGACCATGTGCGTGACCGTGGCGGTCTCGTAGCCCTCCGGGCACCGGCACGCCGGTCAGCACCGTCGTCATCGGCGCGCCCTGCTCTTACAGCGCGCCGTCCTTGATCTACGACGAAGTTGTTGCGGGCGTCGTTGGGGTCCTGGTGCATCACGACGGGCTGACACCCCTGGCTGTCGAAGACGCGGTCGGTGCGCGACGGCAGCCCGTTGACCGTGTAAAGTGCCGTTGCCGGTGATCAGCGGTGACGTCGCGGTAGAGCGTGTTGATGCCGATGCCCCAGCGGGTGTCGGGCGTGATGCCCAGGATGGTGCCGGTGACCGGGCTGCCTTGGATCGACCATCGTCGTGGTGGTGCCGATGACCGCCCAGTAGAGCCAGGCATGGATGATCACCGCGTCGGTCGGCAGCCCGCGACGGTCAGCGGCGCGCGTTGGGGACGACGACGTTCAGTACCGGCCGGCGGTCGCGACCCGACGGTGAACGGAGCCGCCGCCCGGGATCTTGCCGGCGATCTGCGGGTTCAGCACGCCCTGGCAGGCGTTGCCGACCATATTGCCGTCGCTGTCGGCCTGATCGGCGTTAAGGCTGGGTCCGGCAGGTTGTCCGGTCGTCGAGGACGCCGTCGTTGTCGTCGTCGCCGTCGCAGGCGTCGCCGATGATGTCGTCGTCGAGGTCCGACTGATCGGTGTTGGGGATGAAGCGGCAGTTGTCGCTGATGTCGTCGACCCCGTCGTTGTCGTCGTCGAGGTCGCAGGCGTCGCCCTGGCCGTCACCGTCGAAGTCGGCCTGGTCGGGGTTGGCGATCGTCGGGCAGTTGTCGAGCGTGTCGAGGATGCCGTCGTCGTCCTGGTCGACCGAGGCGTCGATCCCCGCGTCGATGACGTCGTCGTCGTCGTCCCCGGACCCCGACGGGCCGCAGGAGGTAGCGAGGAGACCGACCAGGGCAAGGCTGAGCGCGCGTCGAACAGACATGGCCGAACAATCGGCTGGACCGAGGTGTCGCGCAACCAGGATCGTGCCACACCGCCCCCGGATCGCCCACCGCTGTGACGGCGACCGCCTTGGGCTCACCGCCCGTGACAGCGATTGCCCACGGCCGTGACGGCGATTACCCGGGCGCCCCCCTCGGAGGCCGACGCCCGCGCCGGGCGCCCCTGCCTCCGCCGCCCGCCCCCCGCTAGATCGTCGCCGCTGGTCGCGCGTTTGCTTGTACATGTCCGCGACGCACTCCAAGTCCTCGAATCCTCCCGCTCTTCGGCTAGGGCGTGCGGCTGCCCGCGCGCGCGCCGGTGGCGGCGCTGCCCCGCGCGCTCCAGGCCACGCTGGCCGATCGCATCGACGGGCGGGTCGCGGCCTTCGTCGCTGCGTCGATCGTCGCGCACGTCGGCCTGATGGTGGCCGCGCACCTCAACGACCCGCCGGCGACGCCGACGATGGCGCACCGGGCCACCGAGCAGTACCGCGATGACACGGTCGCGATCATCGACGCCAGCGATCCGATCTTCGACGTGCAGCAGCCGCCGACCGATCCGGGCCGGGCACCCAGGCCACGCCGACGCCGACGACCAGGCCGGCCGAGCCGACCCCGACGACGCGCCCGAGCACGCCGGGGCCGAGCACGCGGCCGTCGACGCCGACCCTGACCGAGCCGGTCGACGCGACCCGGATGGCCGACCTGCTGTTCGCGCCCGACGGCACCGACGGCCCGCTGGTCGGTGACCTCACCGCCAAGAAGCCCGGCACCGATCTGGCGCAGCAGCTCCGGGAGATCAAGGACTCGAACCAGACCGCGTCGATCGGCGATCAGACCGGGCGGGTGCGTCCCGGCGACGCGACGCCGCGGGTCGGCACCGGCCAGGATCCGGTGATCGATCGCCCGACCGTGATCACCGCCCTGCCCAAGGACCCCGAGGTCGGCCCGCCGGGCCGGATCAAGCCGATCCCGACCCCGACCCCGCCGGGCGACCCGTCGGTCGACTCGATCATCAGGAAGATCTCGACCACGTACATCGGCGGCCTGCAGCGCTGCTACAAGAAGTCGCTGGTCACCGACGGCACGCTCTCGGGCAAGGTGACCCTGACCTTCTCCGTCACCGACCGCGGCGCGGTCACCGACCACCGCGCGGCCGGCGTCGACGACAAGCTCAGCGACTGCGTCGAGGGCCTGATGACCAAGTGGACCTTCCGCCGGTCAGGACGGCGACGGCGACCCCACCGACGTCGACGTCAAGCTCGGCCTGCAGCTGACCCCGCACTGACCTTCGCGGGCGTCCGGTCGCCGCGCCCGGCGCGCTCCTCCAGAGCGCCGAGCTAGCACCGTCGACTGGGGTACACTCCGATGTTCGCGGCAAGCATCGGAGGTAGTCAATGGTCGATGTGAGGACGAGCGCTGTACCGGATCCGTCAGCGGCGGCGCGGAGCATGCCCGAAGGTCTGTTCCGGGCGCTGTTCGAGCGCTCCCGCGACCTCGTCTTCCTCGCCGACCTCGCGGGCAACTTCCTCGATGCGAACCCGGCGGCGTTGGACCTGCTCGGCTACCGCGCCGACGAGATCTCATCGCACAGTTTCGGGTCGTTGCTCTCCGAGGACCAGCTCCCGTCGGCGCTCCAGCAGCTGCGCGAACTCACCACGGCTGGCCACCTGGAGCGGCTGGTGGAGTACCAGGTGCGCTGCCGGGACGGGCGCAGCCTGGTGCTCGAGCTGCAGCCCTCGCTCGTCCGGCACGAGGGGCGCCCCGACGTGGTGCTCGGCATCGGCCGCGACCTCACCGCGCGGAAGCGGGCTGAGGCCGCCGGCGCCGAGGCCCAGCGGTTCGTCCAGGGGACGCTCGACTCGCTCGCCGCGCACATCTGCGTGCTCGACGAGCGCGGGGCGATCATCGCCACCAACGCGGCCTGGGATCGCTTCGCCGAGGCCAACGGGGTGCAGGTGGCCTGGCCGGGCGTCAGCTACCTCGCCGTCTGCGACGCCGCGACCGGCCCCGAGCAACCCGACGCCGCCGCCTTCGCCGCGGGGCTGCGCGCCGTCATCGACGAGCGGCAGCAGGAGTACTCGCTGGAGTATCCGTGCCACGCGCCGACGGAGGAGCGCTGGTTCCTCGGTCGGGTGACCCGGTTCGCCGGGCCCGCGCCGGTGCGCGTGGTGGTCGCGCACGAGGACATCACCGAGCTCGTGCGGATCGAACGGGCGCTGCGCGAGGCGCACGCGCGCCTGCAGACGATCCTCGATCAGTCCCCGGCCATGATCTTCGCGTTCGATCTGGCGGGCCGGCTGATCCTGTCCAATCACAAGCTCGAGGAGCTCGCCGGCCGGCCGGCGGCGGAGCTGCTCGGCAAGCGCTACACCGACCTGATGCCGCCGGCGATCGCCGCGGAGCGCACGGCCCAGGATCTGGAGATCATCCGCACCGGCCAGCCGCACACCATCGGGCATGTCGAGGACCTGCCGCAGGGGCCGCGCACCTTCATCACCACCAAGTTTCCGATCCACGACGCCGGCGGGGCCATCGCCGCCATCTGCGGCATCTCCACCGACGTCACCGAGCTCCAGGGCGCGCAGGCCCGGCTCGCCGAGCGCGAGCGCGAGGTCCGCGAGCTGCTCGAGCGCATGCCGATCGGCCTCGTGGCGCACGGGCCGGACAGCTCCGTGCGCTACGCCAACCCGGTCGCCGTGGCGCTGCTCGGGCTGTCGCAGGACGCGATGGAGGCCCGCAAGGCCGACGACCCCGGGTGGCGCTTCGTGCGGACCGACGGCACGCGCATGCCGCCGGAGGAGTATCCGGTCAGCCGGGCGCTGGCCAGCGGCGGGCACGTCGAGCGCCTCGAGCTGGGCATCTGCCGGCCGGCCCTGGCGGACCCGGTCTGGGTGCAGTGCGACGCGCACCCGCATCGGGACCAGGACGGACAGCTGGTCCAGATCGTGGTGACGTTCTTCGACATCTCCGAGCGCAAGCGGAGCGCGGAGCTGCTGCAGCAGCGCGACGCGCTCCACGCCTCGGTGCTCAGCGCCATGCGCGAGGGCCTGGTCGTGCGGGACGTCGACGACAAGGTCCTCCTCGCCAACCAGCACGCCGCCGACATGCTCGGGCTGCCCCTCGACCAGCTCATCGGGACGCGCGCGGTCGATCCCCGCTGGCGCGCGCAGCACGAGGACGGCACGCTCCTCCCGACCGATGAGCTCCCCTCGATCGTCACCAGCCGCACCGGGCGGCCGGTCGACAACTTCATCATGAGCGTCGACGTCGGGGACCCGCAGCGCCGGCTCCTCTCGATCAACTCGCGCGAGGTGCTCGACTCGGCGGACCGCCGGACCAGCGTGGTGACGACGTTCCACGACATCACCGAGCAGCGGCGCGCGGCGCAGGCGCTGACCGAGCTCGCGACCGTGGTCGAGCAGGCGTCGGACACCATCCTGATCACCGACCTGCGCGGCGCGATCGTCTACGCCAATCCGGCGTTCGAGCGCTCGACGGGCTACACGCGCGCCGAGGCGCTCGGCCAGAACCCGCGCCTGCTCAAGAGCGGTCAGCAGGACGCGGCGTTCTATCGCGCGATGTGGGCGGTGCTGAAGCGCGGTGAGGTCTGGTCCGGCAGCCTCGTCAACCGGCGCAAGGACGGGACGCTGTACGAGGAGGAGGCCACGATCTCGCCGGTGCGCGATCCGCGCGGGACCGTCATCAACTACGCCGCCGTCAAGCGCGACGTGACGCGCGAGCGGCAGCTCGAGCGGCAGTTCCTCCAGGCGCAGAAGCTGGAGAGCATCGGCCAGCTCGCCGGGGGCGTGGCCCACGACTTCAACAACATCCTCGCCGTGATCATCATGGAGAGCGAGCTGGCCGCGCTGGACGACCAGGCGCCGGCGCCGCTCCAGGAGTCGATGCGCGAGATCCTGGCGGCCGCCCAGCGCGGGGCCAAGATCACCCGGCAGCTGCTGCTGTTCAGCCGCAAGGAGGTGATGCAGCCGACGCGCATCGACCTCAACGAGATCTTGCTCAACGTGGCCAAGATGCTCCAGCGGCTCCTCCGGGAGGACGTGCACCTCGAGCTGCACCTCCACTCCGGGCCGCTGATCACGCGCGCCGACGCGGGGATGCTCGAGCAGGTGATGATGAACCTGGTCGTCAACGCCCGGGACGCGATGCCCCAGGGCGGGCGGATCGTCGTCGAGACCGGCGCGCGCAAGGTCGACGCCGGTGAGCTCCAGGACAGCCCCGAGGTCGCGGCGGGCCGCTACGTGTGGCTGAGCGTGAACGACACGGGCGTTGGCATCGCACCGGAGATCATCCCGCGCATCTTCGAGCCGTTCTTCACCACCAAGGAGGTGGGCCACGGCACCGGCCTGGGCCTCGCCAGCGTCTTCGGCATCGTCAAGCAGCACCACGGCTGGCTCGAGGTCGAGAGCGTCGTCGGACGCGGCACGAAGATGAGCGCCTTCCTCCCCGTCCACGAGGCGTACGCGGCGGAGCCCGTCGAGGCGGCGCCGCGGCCCAGCGCGCGCGGCGGCACCGAGACCGTCCTCGTGGTCGAGGACGACGCGGCCCTGCGCCGGTTGATGCGCAGGGCGCTCGAGGCCGGCGGCTACCGCGTGCTCGACGCCGCGGACGGCGTGGCCGCGCGGGCGGTCTGGCACGCGCACCAGGCGCAGATCGCGCTGGTGATCACCGACCTCGCGATGCCCGGCGGCGTGGGCGGGCGGGAGCTGGCCGCGGGCCTGCAGCGCGACCAGCCCGGGCTCAAGGTCATCTTCACCTCGGGCTACAGCGAACGGATCGCCGGCGTGGAGCTCCTGCTCGACGCGGGCCAGGCCTTCGTGCAGAAGCCCTTCGCCACCGACCAGCTGCTCGCGCTGGCGCGGACGCTGCTCGACCCGTGACGGCGGCGGCGCCCGAACCCGGTGGGGCACGCGCGCCCGCGGCTCACGGCACCGGCACGCCGAGCGCGTAGCGGATCATCGGCGCGAGCACGAGGTCGCCATTGGCGTCGCGGGCCATCGCGGCGTCGATCGCCATCGAGATGTGGAAGTCGTTGGGGTCGGAGTTCGGCGCGGCGTCGGTCGAGAACACGTGGGCGCACTGGAGGTCGGCGTAGGCGGCGGGGTACGGACCGAGGCCGTCGACGCGCACGGCGTCGGCCTTGGCGCCCATGCCGAACGCCTCGAAGGTCTCGCGGCTGTAGTTCCAGGCGCCCTCGCGCTCGTGGATCGCGCCGAACTGGCGGCCGCCGGGCGTCAGGCGCGGCCGCAGCGACGCCGGCGCCGGCACCATCAGCTCGTCCTCGTTGGTCGGATCGAACAGGCCGTCGCCGTCGACGTCGCAGTCGCGGTCGGGATCGGCGGAGGTCAGCGGGCACAGCACCGAGTCGCCGGCCTTGGACATGTACAGCGCGCGCGCGACCAGGTGATCGCCGGCGAGGACCCCGGCGTGGCCGCCGCCCTGGGACCAGCCGCCGATCGCCCACCGGTCCCAGGCCAGGCCGTCGCCGGCGGCGTTGAGGAACTGGCGCACGCCGACGCTGGGGAAGTTCGCGTCGAGGTACTGCACCAGCCGGATCACGCGGTGCTCGATCGAGTCGGGGCGCGGCACGTCGATGCACGGCGTGTCGGACACGTCGCGGCCGTAGATGAGCTCGCGCCGCACCTGATCGCCGCACTCCAGGTTCATGCGGCTGTTGCACGCGGGCACCGTCGCGCTGCTGCACAGCTGCGCGACCTGGGTCTCGTTGTCGTACGCGAGCGAGATGCCGACGTAGCCGGCGGACGCGGCGATCGTCAGGATGTTGGTGAACTGGTGCGGCTCGGCGCCCGAGCCGGCCAGCCACAGGAACACCTTGTCGGGGCGCGGCTGCCCCGCGCCGGGCACGACCAGGTAGTGGCGCTTGAGCGTGCCCTGGAGCGTGTCGTTGATGACCTCGCCGCCCTGCGCGGTGAGGCTCGGCAGCACCGTCTGCTCGACGATCGGCATCGGCACGTACGCGGGGATGCCCGACACGTCGCAGGTCGGGGCCGGTGCGTCGACCGGTGCGTCGACCGCGGCGTCGGGGTTGGTGGCGTCGACGGCCGGGACCGGATCGACGCCGCCACAGGCGAGCACGGCGAGGGCGAGGGCGGCGGGGAGGACGGTGCGCATGGGTCTGCTCAAAGCAAGCCGTTCGCCAACGCCAAGGCCCCGACATCGCTGGGTGTCGAGACCTGGACGTCCCGGTGATGGGTCGGCCGGATGGATCTGCAGGTCCCGCTCCGTGGGCGGCCGCGGACCACGGACCGCGGTGTGGTCGACGGGGCAGTCGGCCGGCGTCAGCGGGCGCGCACCAGCCGCCCGTCAGCGAGCCAGCGCGAGGTCGGCGTCCTCGAGGATCGCGCGGTGGCCGTCGAGCTCGACCCAGAACTGCGCCGCCACGTCCGCCAGGCGCTCGGGGGCCTGGGCCGCGACCACCGCGAACAGATCCTGCTCCTCGGCGAGGTGGTGGTGCTCGGCCAGGTGGTGCAGCGGCACCGCGGCGTCGAGCGCGGCCAGGGCCGCGGTGCGCCAGCCCGGGGCGCCGACGACCACCGCGCCGCACGCGGCGGCCAGGCGATCGATCGCCTCGAACAGCTTGCGATGCTGGCCGAGGTACAGCTCGGCCGGCCAGCGGGCGCGCGCGTCGAGCAGCGGCACCAGCGCGGCCTCCTCGGCCGCTGCGTGGGCCTCGGTCAGCGCGCGGTAGCTGGTCAGCACCGCTGCCGCGCGGGCGCCGTCGCCGATGAGCAAGAGCTCGCGGACCCGCGCGAACACCTCATCGAGCGCGCGGTGCACCGCGACCAGCGGCATCGCTACTGCAGCTCCTTGCACGACGGCGCGTCCTTGCACGACGGCGCGTCGCCGCCCGCGCACGCCTGCACGAACCGCGCGTGCGAGCGATCGCGGTCGCGCGCCACGCCCTCGCCGCGGAAGTACTGGATCGCGGCGTTGCGGCACGCGACCGGATCGCCGAGGTCGCAGCCGCGCTCGAACAGCGCCAGCGCGGCGACCAGATCCTTGGGCAGCGCCTTGCCCTGGTACGCCGCCATGCCGAGATCGACGCACACCCCGCGGGCGCCGAGCTCGCAGCCGCGCTGATACAGGTCGCGCTGCGCGGGCAGCCCGCCGCGCCG
The genomic region above belongs to Myxococcales bacterium and contains:
- a CDS encoding suppressor of fused domain protein → MSRQTLKHRRTARPVRQELVFASDEKYDCREIPTALALVAAVAVDTGIGFGPGYVTELPGCIPGTRISAIATYQPTLWPDDAESVVGMDVPTQVRWLLPLSPHEYGLVRGKGIEALEQYLERDDVDVLDLVRP
- a CDS encoding thrombospondin type 3 repeat-containing protein — its product is MYKQTRDQRRRSSGGRAAEAGAPGAGVGLRGGRPGNRRHGRGQSLSRAVSPRRSPSQRWAIRGRCGTILVARHLGPADCSAMSVRRALSLALVGLLATSCGPSGSGDDDDDVIDAGIDASVDQDDDGILDTLDNCPTIANPDQADFDGDGQGDACDLDDDNDGVDDISDNCRFIPNTDQSDLDDDIIGDACDGDDDNDGVLDDRTTCRTQP
- a CDS encoding PAS domain S-box protein, with amino-acid sequence MPEGLFRALFERSRDLVFLADLAGNFLDANPAALDLLGYRADEISSHSFGSLLSEDQLPSALQQLRELTTAGHLERLVEYQVRCRDGRSLVLELQPSLVRHEGRPDVVLGIGRDLTARKRAEAAGAEAQRFVQGTLDSLAAHICVLDERGAIIATNAAWDRFAEANGVQVAWPGVSYLAVCDAATGPEQPDAAAFAAGLRAVIDERQQEYSLEYPCHAPTEERWFLGRVTRFAGPAPVRVVVAHEDITELVRIERALREAHARLQTILDQSPAMIFAFDLAGRLILSNHKLEELAGRPAAELLGKRYTDLMPPAIAAERTAQDLEIIRTGQPHTIGHVEDLPQGPRTFITTKFPIHDAGGAIAAICGISTDVTELQGAQARLAEREREVRELLERMPIGLVAHGPDSSVRYANPVAVALLGLSQDAMEARKADDPGWRFVRTDGTRMPPEEYPVSRALASGGHVERLELGICRPALADPVWVQCDAHPHRDQDGQLVQIVVTFFDISERKRSAELLQQRDALHASVLSAMREGLVVRDVDDKVLLANQHAADMLGLPLDQLIGTRAVDPRWRAQHEDGTLLPTDELPSIVTSRTGRPVDNFIMSVDVGDPQRRLLSINSREVLDSADRRTSVVTTFHDITEQRRAAQALTELATVVEQASDTILITDLRGAIVYANPAFERSTGYTRAEALGQNPRLLKSGQQDAAFYRAMWAVLKRGEVWSGSLVNRRKDGTLYEEEATISPVRDPRGTVINYAAVKRDVTRERQLERQFLQAQKLESIGQLAGGVAHDFNNILAVIIMESELAALDDQAPAPLQESMREILAAAQRGAKITRQLLLFSRKEVMQPTRIDLNEILLNVAKMLQRLLREDVHLELHLHSGPLITRADAGMLEQVMMNLVVNARDAMPQGGRIVVETGARKVDAGELQDSPEVAAGRYVWLSVNDTGVGIAPEIIPRIFEPFFTTKEVGHGTGLGLASVFGIVKQHHGWLEVESVVGRGTKMSAFLPVHEAYAAEPVEAAPRPSARGGTETVLVVEDDAALRRLMRRALEAGGYRVLDAADGVAARAVWHAHQAQIALVITDLAMPGGVGGRELAAGLQRDQPGLKVIFTSGYSERIAGVELLLDAGQAFVQKPFATDQLLALARTLLDP